One Calditrichota bacterium genomic window, CATTTACAAGCAAAAAATCCGATCTGCTTGGATGTGGTGGGCAAGCTACCATTGGAACCGCGACCGGCCCCCGCGGGTTCCCCAAGCTCGCGCTGTTTCGCACCGGTGCCGTGCAGTGGTGTGTACCGCACGGTACACAACGCTGTACCGCCAGGTACAGGTGCAAGGGTCGGGGCGGGCTGGCCGTCCAGGGGCGTCGGCCTAACTCCTTGTATTCCTTTGTGCGGCTCTGTGGGTTTGAGGTTGGCACGGGCATTGCAGATGCAGAGGCGACCGGAGGGAGGGTAACGAGGATGAAAGGCAGCAGATTGCGAGCACGTATGCTGGTGATCGCGGCCTTGGCGGGGCTGCTGGCGGTGGCGCCGCAGCTGTTGGCCCAGGGTCCGCGCAGTGGCCAGGCAGCGCTCGACCAGCTGGACCGACAACTGGAAAGGGCGGCGCAGCTGCTGGCCGGGCGCAGCGAGCCGGCGCTCCAGGGGCTGCTTGAGCAAGCACGCCAGCTTCGGGCGCAGGCCGCAACTGAGATGGCGCAGGGCAGGCACGCCCAAGCAAACGCGCACATTGCCGCAGCCAGAAGGGTGCTGGATCAGTTGATGGCACGGCTCCTGCATAGCCCCGTGGGGCAGCTTGGCGAGCGCCTGCAGGAGCTAATGCGCCAGGCGGAGCAGCTCGTCCCGGGCAGCGGCAATATGGAGGCGGAACGTCTGCTCGCACGCGCACGCCAACAGCAGGCCCGAGCCGCTGACGCGGTCCGCCAGCAGCGCTATCAGGCAGCGGCTGAGCATTACCGCGTGGCCATCTACTGCAGCAAACGCGCCCTTGACCTCGTCCAGGGAGGCGGCCGAATGGGGGCCGAGCGCCTGGAGGAGGCGCGCGACCAGTACCTGACGCTGCTGGATGTGGCGGAACAGGCGGCGGCGCGAAGCGACAACCCCATGGCCAGACGGTCGCTGGAACAGGCGCGTCGGCACGGGCTGTTGGCAGAGCGTGCCCGGCACCGAGGTGACCCTGCCCTGGCTTGGGAACTCTATCACCAAGGCATCCGCATTCTGCTGCGCTGCATCAGCATCAGCGAAGGGGAGATGGGTTCCCCACGAGAGCGGGCTGAAGAGGAAGTGCAGCGCGTGGAGGAACTTCTGCAGGAAGCCGCACGGGAGCAAGAGCTTTCTCCATCACCAGAGGGACGGCTTCTCTTGCCCAAAGGAAAGGAGCTCCTCTCCCGTGCACGCCGGAACGTGGCAGCCGGTGCTTTCCCCATGGCGCTGCAAAATGCTGAGCTTGCCGAAGGCATTGCCTACCGCTTGTTGCACAGGGGCACAACGCAAAGTGATGCCTTGGCAGTGAGAGCCGAGGAGGAGATTAGTCGCCTGCGCCTCGACCTCGAGCGGGCACGTCAGGCTGGCGGCGAAGAGCAGGAAGAACTGCTCGCCCAGGTTGACCAGCTGCTTCGCCTGGCTGAGAGGGCCGTCGAGCTGGGGCGTTACCGAATGGCACTGGTGTGGGTCCTGGCTGGCAACAGGCTTCTTTCTCCGCAGATCGGAACCAGCTCTGCAGACCCAGCCACTGAGGTTGCCGAGCGCCTGGAAGAATTGGACCAGGCGTTGAGCCGGCTCACTTCGGCGACCTCGCAAGGCGAGGAAGATCGCGAGGTTGTCATTCAGGCGCGGGCGCTGCGGCAGGCGGCAGCCATTGCCCTGCAACGCGGCAAGCCGGGTGTGGCTAGGCATCTTGTGGAAAGTGCCATGGAGCTTGTCGCCAGGCTCGGCCTGCAAAGGGATTAGAGCGATATGGAATGAGATGAAAAGGAGGGTAAGGCGGAACGCAAAAGTCGGAGCCCCGGAGGAGGAGCGCGCCGATGCCTTTCCTCGAGCCTTTGTACACGTTGGGCGAGGTATGGAAACTGAACATGCACTTGGAGGAATGGCGATGAAGAGAATAGTGACCTTCGGATTTGCCCTTCTGGTTGTCACGCTGGGGGCATTGATGCTCAGTTGTAGCAAGAATCCCGCTGGACTGGCAGATCGTTCGGAGGATGAGGCGGCTATCCGCGCGATTGTATTGGCCGATGTGGACGTCTTCCATGAAATGGGTCTTGATGATGGCGGGGCACAGCCTCCTGAGTACGAGGCCGGCGGGCTTGGCAAGTCCAGCGACTATATCGAGCCGGTGCGCTATGGCCGGCGCGGCAAGTTCACCTTAGAGTCGGTGGATATTCAGTTCTTCGGCGTGCCGGGCGAGCCGGACACCCTTGCTGTCGCTACCATCACGAAGACCTTCACGGGCACGTTTGTCGTTGTCGCCAAGGACACGGACAGCACCACGCCCGAGGCCTTCAAGGTTTATGAGAAGCCCGTGCGCAGCACCGTCATTCGCAAGGCAAAACTGCAGCGGGTCGGATACTCTGAGAATGCGCGCCGCAACTGGCGGATCGTCGAGGTGTCGATGAGCGAGGGGATCTCGGAGCAGGCAACCGTCAGCATCCCCAGCATGACGATTGCGGCACCAAGACAGGAACCCATCGTGGTGAGCGATCCCCTGGACTTTTGGCTGAAGCGGCGCGACGGTCTGCCGTGCTTCGCCCCAGGCGACACCATCAAACTTTACGTGGCAGTGACCAACAGCAACCACTATCCGCCGGCCCCTGGCACGACCGTGCTCGTTCACTTTGGCGTGGACCGCTGGTTGCAGCGGGCGCGTCGCCCGCTCAACGACGAGGGCATCTACCCTGACCTGGTCGCTGGCGATGGTGTGTTTAGCGGCTGTTGGGTAGCCAAACATGAGCAGGGGCTGCGCCACATGGTGATCGATGCCATCGACCATGGCACCATTTACGACGACGTGGCGCCCTACAACTCCGTCTGCTGGGGGCTGGTGTACGGCAAAGAGGGCAAAGGCGGGTGGTAGGTGGCACACGTTTCTGCAGTTGGCTCAATTGAGAGAGGAGGCAATTGGTCATGGCACGGAAGATGTATGCTCGCGTGCTCCTGCTGACAGTGGCTCTACTCTTGGCAGGGGCAGCGCTGGCCCAGCAGGTGGTCGTGAGACCCCACCAGGTCACCTTGCAGCCTGGTCAGGGACAGCAGTTTGAGGCGCAACTCTTTGACCGCGCAGGCCGGCCGGTGCGGGGAGTTACCTGTACCTGGTCAGTTGAACCAAGTTTTCTTGGCACCGTGACCAGAGACGGCTACTTCATCGCCGGGCCAGAGCCAGGCCCCGGACGCGTGACAGCCTCCGTCGTGTTGGCGGGAGTGCAGTATCGGGGCAGCGCCGACGTGGTCGTGGCCGAGGCTCGCCTTTCTGGCAAGCAGCTCCTGGTAGAGCCCGCCGAGGTGGTACTGGCTCCCGGCCAGTCTCAGCAGTTCACTGCGCGCTTGATGACAAGCAGAGGAGTGACCATCGTGCCCACTGAGCTGCGATGGGAAGTAGTCCCCACGTCTTTGGGCACGATAGCTTCCGACGGGCTGTTCACTGCGGGGACGGTCGCCATCGCCGGCCAGGTCATTGCCCAGGCAACTGTGGATGGCAGGCTCCTGAGGGGAGCGGCTCGCGTCCTGGTCAGCCAAGGGGCAAATGGACTGATTACGGGGCTGGTGGTGGACGCGCGTGATGGTTCGGCTCTGGCCGGAGCGCTGGTGACTGTGCAGTGCCTAGGCCCATTGCCATGGGCAAGGCACGACACCACAGACGCCGACGGCAGCTATGCCGTCCCTGTGCTGGCCCCTGGAATGTACGTGGTGCACGCGTGTGCTCCCGGGTTCCTTCCCGAGTATTATGACGACGCGCCCTCACTTCGGGAGGCTACGCCGATCAGCATCGCAGCAGGCGATACCATTAGGGGAATTGACTTTGCCTTGGCGCCAGGCGGTGCAATAGGGGGCATGGTCGCTGCAGAGGCCGACAGCCTGCCGCTGCCAGGCGCCCATGTGCAGGCCTATTCGCCAGCTTTCCCTAATGTTCGGTATCACGCGGTCACTGACAAGGGTGGCCTGTATATCATCGGGTCGCTCCCACGTGGCTCTTACGTGGTCGAGGCAAGCGCTGCCGGCTACAAGGGGGAGTTCTACGCAGACGCCGCCAGTTTGCGCAGCGCCACGCTGGTGGAAGTGGCAGGAAGTGACACTACCTTGGGCATCGACTTTTTCCTGGCAACCAGCAGTGCCATTACCGGTTGTGTGGTGGACGAGGTGACCGGTGCGCCGATTCCTTTAGCTCAAGTCTGTGCCCATGCCGTTGATGGGGTCGGCAGGGATCGCGACCGAGTAGCCACCGCTCGTACCGACAGCAGCGGTTGCTATGCTCTGCCTGTGCGACCTGGCACCTACCAAGTGATGGCGCGCGCAGACGGCTACGCGGATGAGTGGTACGACGGGGTGAGCGACCGGCGGCTTGCTACGCCAGTGGTGGTCGTGGCAGACCAGCACACCTCAGGCATCGACTTCCGACTCAGTGCAGTGAGTGCCATCGCTGGTCGAGTGACAGATGAGACAGGCGGTGTGCCCATTGTCGGGGCGCTGGTCACCGCGTACCAGGAAGGTCCAGGAGCGCGCTGCTCGTCAGCACGGACCAGTGAGGATGGCAGCTACTTCATCGGGAATCTGCAGCCTGGCAATTACCTCGTGCGTGCCGCTGCCCCGGACTATCTGGCCGAATGGTACAAGGAGGCGGAATGTGTCCGCGACGCTACGCCGGTAGCCGTCGCCGCGGCCGACACCGTGCAGGGTGTGGATTTCACTTTGAAGCGCGGCGGCAGCATTACTGGGTCGGTCCGCAGCCAGAGAACCGGCCAACCAATTGCCGGTGCACGCGTGGAGGTGTTCAGCACTGCGGGCCCCTTCTCGCGGGTGGCTTTTGCCGATA contains:
- a CDS encoding carboxypeptidase regulatory-like domain-containing protein, with the translated sequence MARKMYARVLLLTVALLLAGAALAQQVVVRPHQVTLQPGQGQQFEAQLFDRAGRPVRGVTCTWSVEPSFLGTVTRDGYFIAGPEPGPGRVTASVVLAGVQYRGSADVVVAEARLSGKQLLVEPAEVVLAPGQSQQFTARLMTSRGVTIVPTELRWEVVPTSLGTIASDGLFTAGTVAIAGQVIAQATVDGRLLRGAARVLVSQGANGLITGLVVDARDGSALAGALVTVQCLGPLPWARHDTTDADGSYAVPVLAPGMYVVHACAPGFLPEYYDDAPSLREATPISIAAGDTIRGIDFALAPGGAIGGMVAAEADSLPLPGAHVQAYSPAFPNVRYHAVTDKGGLYIIGSLPRGSYVVEASAAGYKGEFYADAASLRSATLVEVAGSDTTLGIDFFLATSSAITGCVVDEVTGAPIPLAQVCAHAVDGVGRDRDRVATARTDSSGCYALPVRPGTYQVMARADGYADEWYDGVSDRRLATPVVVVADQHTSGIDFRLSAVSAIAGRVTDETGGVPIVGALVTAYQEGPGARCSSARTSEDGSYFIGNLQPGNYLVRAAAPDYLAEWYKEAECVRDATPVAVAAADTVQGVDFTLKRGGSITGSVRSQRTGQPIAGARVEVFSTAGPFSRVAFADSEGTYAVVGLPSGSYLVCASARDHVPVYYDGVLTRIQATPVTVNAPEETSGIDFLLPSRLLDGATIAGRVTDERTGEPLRGVRVFATPVRPGQVYTDLTDGEGSYVLTGLRPGVYIVWAFKTGYLAEFYQDAHSWLEATRITVAAGDSIRGIDFALRPQERGPFMVTGAIASKEGQPVAGAMVLARRGEELVATAVSDENGQYALDELPEGSYTVCAIFPI